Proteins from a single region of Candidatus Eisenbacteria bacterium:
- a CDS encoding (2Fe-2S)-binding protein, with translation MTLTFTLNGARRRVSVPPLKRLLDVLREECGLTGTKEGCGEGECGACTVLLDGLPVNSCLVPAAHAAGAKVTTVEGLSRNGRLSNLQRSFVNLGAAQCGMCTPGMVVTSAALLATLRGRVPSQDEVRVALAGTLCRCTGYQKIVDAVRAAARPARPAKSSASGKRKRAAATRARARAAAGRPPKPAARGTAAPRTGRRGAATKRRRAAR, from the coding sequence GTGACCCTGACGTTCACGCTGAACGGCGCGCGCCGGCGCGTGTCCGTTCCGCCGCTCAAGCGGCTGCTCGACGTCCTGCGCGAGGAGTGCGGACTGACCGGCACGAAGGAAGGCTGCGGCGAGGGCGAGTGCGGCGCGTGCACGGTGCTGCTCGACGGCCTGCCCGTGAACAGCTGCCTGGTGCCCGCGGCGCACGCGGCCGGCGCGAAGGTGACGACCGTCGAGGGCCTGTCGCGCAACGGCCGGTTGTCGAACCTGCAGCGCTCGTTCGTGAACCTGGGCGCCGCGCAGTGTGGCATGTGCACGCCCGGCATGGTCGTGACCTCGGCGGCGCTGCTCGCGACGTTGCGCGGCCGCGTGCCGTCGCAGGACGAGGTGCGCGTGGCCCTCGCCGGCACGCTCTGCCGCTGCACCGGCTACCAGAAGATCGTGGACGCGGTGCGCGCCGCCGCCCGCCCGGCGAGGCCGGCGAAGTCGTCCGCCTCCGGGAAGCGGAAGCGGGCGGCCGCGACCCGGGCACGCGCGCGCGCCGCGGCAGGCCGGCCGCCGAAGCCGGCGGCCCGCGGGACCGCCGCGCCGAGGACGGGCAGGCGCGGAGCCGCCACGAAGCGGCGGCGGGCCGCGCGGTGA
- a CDS encoding xanthine dehydrogenase family protein, whose protein sequence is MARPRTSSREITTRRKLELPASVGVPLPRLDAADKVTGRARYLDDLRVPGVLHGRTVRSTIARGRVTRVTLDPAFDWKGVTVCDHRDIPGDNVVALIEDDQPLLASEFVRHAEEPILLLAHEDPERAEAALAAVRVEYEPLPAVLTVEASLAAETLLYGEDNVFKRILIERGDLAAAFADADLVIEAEYRTGHQEQLYIENNAMLAERTAEGGLWVRGSLQCPYYVHEALMRAFALPGEKVRVTQTVTGGGFGGKEEYPSIIAAHAALLAWKSGRPVKIAYDRLEDIAATTKRHPSRTRLRAGVKRDGTLLALEADVVLDGGAYVTLSPVVLSRGAIHAGGPYRWPAARIVARVVATSTPPNGAFRGFGAPQTLFALECHINRIAAALGMDPAELRRRNAVREGDVTPTGQVLRESVGAHAVLERTLKRAGWRATRARLERANAKAAAAERTGRATAGGRRLRRGLGLALVQHGAGFTGSGEVTLASRAALELGPDGWPCVKVANTEIGQGAITTFAQIVGQVLGLPATRVAIHVPDTAFVPDSGPTVASRTLMVVGGLLERCARRMKEKLELFAEHACSGERDFHAVALRWSRERGALRIEQQYEKPAAVEWDDATYRGDAYGCFAYAALAAEVEVDLDTGETKVVRVTTAQDIGRAVHPVLASGQIEGGTLQGLGWALLEEVRWKDGRVWNHQLTNYIIPTSADAPPLDVEIVEIPYSGGPFGAKGVGELPIDVPAPAVIEAIAHATGRRLDEIPATPERVLRALAGDGA, encoded by the coding sequence ATGGCGCGCCCCCGGACGTCTTCCCGCGAGATCACCACCCGTCGAAAGCTCGAGCTGCCCGCCTCGGTCGGCGTTCCGCTGCCGCGTCTCGACGCCGCGGACAAAGTGACGGGCCGCGCGCGCTACCTGGACGACCTCAGGGTGCCCGGTGTGCTGCACGGGCGCACGGTGCGCTCGACGATCGCGCGCGGGCGCGTGACGCGGGTGACGCTGGATCCGGCGTTCGACTGGAAGGGCGTCACGGTCTGCGACCACCGCGACATTCCCGGCGACAACGTCGTGGCCCTGATCGAGGACGATCAGCCGCTGCTGGCCTCGGAATTCGTCCGCCACGCCGAGGAGCCCATCCTGCTCCTCGCGCACGAGGACCCCGAGCGCGCCGAGGCCGCCCTCGCGGCGGTGCGCGTCGAATACGAACCGCTGCCGGCGGTGCTGACCGTCGAAGCTTCGCTCGCCGCCGAAACGCTCCTGTACGGCGAGGACAACGTCTTCAAGCGCATCCTCATCGAGCGCGGCGATCTCGCCGCCGCGTTCGCGGACGCCGACCTGGTGATCGAGGCCGAGTACCGCACCGGCCACCAGGAGCAGCTCTACATCGAGAACAACGCGATGCTCGCAGAGCGCACGGCCGAGGGAGGCCTGTGGGTGCGCGGGTCGCTGCAGTGCCCCTACTACGTGCACGAGGCGCTGATGCGCGCCTTCGCGCTGCCCGGCGAGAAGGTCCGCGTCACGCAGACGGTCACCGGCGGCGGGTTCGGCGGCAAGGAGGAGTACCCGTCCATCATCGCCGCGCACGCGGCGCTGCTGGCGTGGAAGAGCGGCCGTCCGGTCAAGATCGCCTACGACCGGCTCGAGGACATCGCCGCCACGACCAAGCGCCACCCCTCGCGCACCCGGCTGCGCGCGGGCGTGAAGCGCGACGGCACGTTGCTCGCGCTCGAGGCCGACGTCGTGCTGGACGGCGGCGCGTACGTGACGCTCTCGCCGGTCGTGCTCTCGCGCGGCGCGATCCACGCCGGCGGACCCTACCGCTGGCCCGCGGCGCGTATCGTCGCGCGCGTGGTCGCCACCAGCACGCCTCCGAACGGCGCCTTTCGCGGCTTCGGCGCGCCGCAGACGCTGTTCGCGCTCGAGTGCCACATCAACCGGATCGCCGCGGCACTCGGCATGGATCCGGCCGAGCTGCGCCGGCGGAACGCGGTGCGCGAAGGCGACGTGACGCCCACCGGGCAGGTGCTGCGCGAGAGCGTCGGCGCGCACGCGGTGCTGGAGCGCACGCTGAAGCGCGCCGGCTGGCGGGCCACGCGCGCGCGACTCGAGCGGGCGAACGCGAAGGCCGCGGCCGCCGAGCGCACCGGCCGCGCCACGGCGGGCGGTCGTCGCCTGCGCCGCGGGCTCGGGCTCGCCCTCGTCCAGCACGGCGCGGGCTTCACCGGCAGCGGCGAGGTCACGCTCGCCTCGCGGGCCGCGCTCGAACTCGGGCCCGACGGCTGGCCGTGCGTGAAGGTCGCGAACACCGAGATCGGCCAGGGCGCCATCACGACGTTCGCGCAGATCGTCGGGCAGGTGCTCGGACTGCCGGCCACGCGCGTGGCGATCCACGTGCCCGACACCGCGTTCGTGCCCGACAGCGGGCCGACCGTGGCGTCCCGCACGCTGATGGTGGTCGGCGGGCTGCTCGAGCGCTGCGCGCGGCGCATGAAGGAGAAGCTCGAGCTGTTCGCCGAGCACGCCTGCTCCGGGGAGCGTGACTTCCACGCGGTCGCGCTGCGCTGGTCGCGGGAGCGCGGCGCCCTGAGGATCGAGCAGCAGTACGAGAAGCCGGCCGCGGTCGAGTGGGACGACGCGACCTATCGTGGCGACGCCTACGGCTGTTTCGCCTACGCGGCGCTTGCCGCCGAAGTCGAGGTGGACCTCGACACAGGCGAGACGAAGGTGGTGCGGGTGACGACGGCGCAGGACATCGGCCGTGCCGTTCACCCGGTGCTCGCCTCGGGTCAGATCGAGGGAGGCACCCTGCAGGGCCTGGGCTGGGCGCTGCTCGAGGAAGTGCGCTGGAAGGACGGGCGCGTGTGGAATCACCAGCTCACGAACTACATCATCCCGACTTCGGCCGACGCGCCGCCGCTCGACGTGGAGATCGTCGAGATTCCGTACTCGGGCGGGCCGTTCGGCGCCAAGGGCGTCGGCGAGCTGCCCATTGACGTGCCCGCGCCGGCCGTCATCGAGGCGATCGCGCACGCGACGGGCCGCCGGCTCGACGAGATCCCGGCGACGCCGGAGCGCGTCCTGCGCGCGCTCGCCGGGGACGGCGCGTGA
- a CDS encoding peptide ABC transporter substrate-binding protein: protein MTPLRSARTLRMLATLALAGTLGACAPHTGTTLATHGRRWFGTISPPRANVLRFNLGAEPELIDPGVTSGQTESRVSRILFEGLTSSDPQTLQPIPGQAYRWEISADGLTYVFHLRPGLVWSDGRPLGAEDFLWSWRRALAPRSASRAAGLLYPIVNAERYNRGELDDSTQVGLAAPDDSTFVVRLRAPTPYFLFLTSYTTFLPVPRHAIETWGRTWSAPGHIVSNGPFLLKVHRQNERLEFARNPRFWDAGNVRLDGIVAYPVDDLSTCVNLYKSGSVDWNPSGYIPSPFLPLMREYSDYVTGEYQGTYFYSFNVTRKPFDDVRVRRALNLAIDREAIARDLLKGTRRAWGRITPSGYPGYEGPPQIGYEPGAARRLLAEAGYPGGRGFPKFSILFNTSEDHRRIAEAVQAMWKRELNVPVELLNMEWGTVQQATVALRYDVTRRSWIGDYLDPNSFLGILRTGDGNNRTGWSDPRYDALLDAAARELDAARRFRLLAQAEKIALDAAVFIPIYHYSTHELVKPYVRGIYHTALDVHPLTRVWIDRDWREHEAIVAAPASRAGRHEARGAPGAPAPSDGRPPAGGAWRR from the coding sequence GTGACGCCACTCCGTTCCGCCCGCACCCTTCGCATGCTCGCCACGCTGGCGCTGGCAGGCACGCTCGGCGCCTGCGCGCCGCACACCGGGACCACGCTCGCCACGCACGGCAGGCGCTGGTTCGGAACGATCTCGCCGCCGCGCGCGAACGTCCTGCGCTTCAATCTCGGGGCCGAGCCCGAGCTGATCGATCCCGGTGTCACCTCGGGACAGACCGAAAGCCGCGTCTCCCGCATTCTCTTCGAAGGCCTCACCAGCTCGGACCCGCAGACGCTGCAGCCCATCCCCGGGCAGGCGTATCGCTGGGAGATCTCGGCGGACGGGCTCACCTACGTCTTCCACCTGCGGCCAGGGCTGGTGTGGAGCGACGGCCGTCCGCTCGGCGCGGAGGACTTCCTGTGGTCGTGGCGCCGCGCGCTGGCGCCCCGCAGCGCCTCTCGCGCGGCGGGCCTGCTCTACCCGATCGTCAACGCGGAGCGCTACAACCGCGGCGAGCTCGACGACTCGACCCAGGTGGGGCTCGCCGCGCCGGACGACTCCACGTTCGTCGTCCGGCTGCGCGCGCCGACGCCGTACTTCCTGTTCCTCACCTCGTACACGACCTTCCTGCCCGTTCCCCGGCACGCGATCGAAACCTGGGGCCGCACCTGGTCGGCGCCCGGGCACATCGTCTCGAACGGCCCCTTCCTGCTGAAGGTGCACCGCCAGAACGAGCGCCTCGAGTTCGCGAGGAACCCGCGCTTCTGGGACGCGGGGAACGTGCGCCTCGACGGCATCGTCGCCTACCCGGTGGACGACCTGAGCACGTGCGTCAACCTCTACAAGTCCGGCTCCGTGGACTGGAACCCGAGCGGCTACATTCCCTCGCCGTTCCTGCCGCTCATGCGCGAGTACTCGGACTACGTGACCGGCGAGTACCAGGGCACCTACTTCTACAGCTTCAACGTCACCCGCAAACCGTTCGACGACGTGCGCGTGCGCCGCGCGCTCAACCTGGCGATCGACCGCGAGGCCATCGCCCGCGACCTGCTCAAGGGCACGCGCCGCGCGTGGGGCCGCATCACGCCTTCGGGCTATCCGGGCTACGAGGGTCCGCCGCAGATCGGCTACGAGCCCGGGGCGGCGCGCCGGCTGCTCGCCGAGGCCGGCTACCCGGGCGGCCGCGGCTTCCCGAAGTTCTCGATCCTGTTCAACACCAGCGAGGACCACCGCCGCATCGCCGAGGCGGTGCAGGCGATGTGGAAGCGCGAGCTGAACGTGCCGGTCGAGTTGCTGAACATGGAGTGGGGCACGGTGCAGCAGGCGACCGTCGCGCTGCGCTACGACGTCACCCGCCGCTCGTGGATCGGCGACTACCTCGACCCCAACTCGTTCCTCGGGATCCTGCGCACCGGTGACGGCAACAACCGCACCGGCTGGAGCGACCCGCGGTACGACGCGCTGCTGGACGCGGCGGCGCGGGAACTCGACGCGGCGCGGCGATTCCGGCTGCTGGCTCAGGCCGAGAAGATCGCGCTCGACGCGGCCGTCTTCATCCCCATTTATCACTACTCGACGCACGAGCTGGTCAAGCCCTACGTGCGCGGCATCTACCACACGGCGCTCGACGTGCACCCGCTGACGCGCGTCTGGATCGACCGTGACTGGCGCGAGCACGAAGCCATCGTGGCGGCGCCCGCCTCGCGCGCCGGGCGGCACGAGGCCCGCGGCGCTCCCGGCGCGCCCGCCCCGAGCGACGGCCGTCCTCCCGCGGGCGGCGCGTGGCGGCGATGA
- a CDS encoding ABC transporter permease, which translates to MTTYVLRRILLFVPTLWVIATLSFFIVRLAPGGPFQSEKEIPAAARAQLMRTYGLDRPLPEQYVRFLANAARGDFGVSYRYPQRQVREIVSAGFRVSAELGGWALLLAVLAGVPLGVLAAVKRNRLADHAVMGLALAGVSVPNFVLAPLLVLIFALTLYWLPPALWNGPASRVLPVIALSLMYVAFIARLARAGMLEVLGQDFVRTARAKGLAEPAVIARHALPLGVLPVVSFLGPAAARVVMGSIVIEQVFAIPGLGRQLVGAAFNRDYTLVLGIVLFYAALLLVLNLLVDLAYAKLDPRVELS; encoded by the coding sequence ATGACCACCTACGTCCTGCGCCGGATCCTGCTGTTCGTGCCCACGCTCTGGGTGATCGCGACGCTGTCGTTCTTCATCGTGCGGCTCGCGCCCGGCGGACCCTTCCAGTCCGAGAAGGAGATCCCGGCCGCGGCCAGGGCGCAGCTCATGCGAACCTACGGACTCGACCGCCCGCTCCCGGAGCAGTACGTGCGCTTCCTCGCCAACGCGGCGCGCGGGGACTTCGGCGTTTCGTACCGTTATCCGCAGCGCCAGGTGCGCGAGATCGTCTCCGCCGGCTTCCGGGTCTCGGCCGAGCTGGGCGGCTGGGCGCTGCTGCTCGCCGTGCTGGCGGGCGTTCCGCTCGGCGTGCTCGCGGCGGTGAAGCGGAACCGGCTGGCCGATCACGCCGTCATGGGGCTCGCGCTGGCCGGCGTGTCGGTGCCGAACTTCGTCCTCGCGCCGCTGCTCGTGCTGATCTTCGCCCTGACGCTCTACTGGCTCCCGCCCGCGCTCTGGAACGGGCCGGCGAGCCGTGTGCTGCCCGTGATCGCGCTGTCGCTCATGTACGTCGCGTTCATCGCCCGGCTCGCGCGCGCCGGCATGCTCGAGGTGCTGGGCCAGGATTTCGTCCGCACGGCGCGCGCCAAGGGGCTCGCGGAGCCCGCCGTGATCGCGCGGCACGCGCTGCCGCTGGGAGTCCTGCCGGTGGTTTCGTTTCTCGGGCCCGCCGCGGCTCGCGTCGTGATGGGTTCGATCGTGATCGAGCAGGTGTTCGCCATCCCCGGCCTTGGGCGCCAGCTCGTGGGCGCGGCCTTCAACCGCGACTACACGCTCGTGCTGGGCATCGTGCTTTTCTACGCGGCGCTGCTGCTCGTTCTGAACCTGCTGGTGGACCTCGCCTACGCGAAGCTCGACCCGCGCGTGGAGCTCTCGTGA
- a CDS encoding ABC transporter permease, protein MGLAPPATVAQPAGEARASRSLWSDAWRRLRRNRVAVASGLFLVAVCAIAALAPWIPFVQDPAAQDLARGATPPSWAHWFGTDDLGRDLFARVLFGGRISMLVGIVGTLVSLAIGVTWGAVAGYAGGKLDELMMRIVDVLYSLPYLFLVILLLVFFERSLLMLFVALGLVQWLTMARIVRGQVLSLKAQVFVEAARALGAGDGAILARHIVPNTLGPVIVYATLTVPAVVLQEAFLSFLGLGVQPPDASWGTLVADGARTMAIFPWLVTFPGIALSLTLLAFNFLGDGLRDALDPHDHGDVS, encoded by the coding sequence ATCGGCCTCGCCCCCCCGGCGACCGTCGCGCAGCCCGCGGGTGAGGCACGGGCCTCGCGCTCGCTCTGGTCCGACGCCTGGCGGCGCCTGCGGCGCAACCGCGTCGCCGTCGCCTCGGGGCTCTTCCTCGTGGCCGTCTGTGCGATCGCCGCTCTGGCGCCGTGGATCCCGTTCGTGCAGGACCCGGCAGCGCAGGATCTGGCCCGCGGCGCGACGCCACCGTCGTGGGCGCACTGGTTCGGCACCGACGACCTCGGCCGCGACCTGTTCGCTCGCGTCCTCTTCGGCGGGCGCATCTCGATGCTGGTCGGGATCGTCGGCACGCTCGTCAGCCTGGCGATCGGCGTCACCTGGGGCGCGGTCGCGGGCTATGCCGGCGGCAAGCTCGACGAGCTGATGATGCGCATCGTGGATGTGCTCTACTCGCTGCCCTACCTGTTCCTGGTGATCCTGCTGCTGGTGTTCTTCGAGCGCTCGCTGCTCATGCTGTTCGTCGCCCTCGGCCTGGTGCAGTGGCTGACCATGGCGCGTATCGTGCGCGGGCAGGTGCTGTCGCTGAAGGCGCAGGTGTTCGTCGAGGCCGCGCGCGCGCTGGGCGCCGGCGACGGTGCCATCCTCGCCCGCCACATCGTGCCCAACACGCTCGGTCCGGTCATCGTCTACGCGACGCTGACCGTGCCGGCGGTCGTCCTGCAGGAGGCGTTCCTCTCGTTCCTCGGTCTCGGCGTGCAGCCGCCCGACGCCTCGTGGGGCACGCTCGTCGCCGACGGGGCGCGGACGATGGCGATCTTCCCGTGGCTGGTCACGTTCCCGGGGATCGCGCTGTCGCTGACGCTGCTGGCCTTCAACTTCCTGGGCGACGGCCTGCGCGACGCGCTCGATCCCCACGACCACGGCGACGTGAGCTGA